Part of the Pseudarthrobacter sp. L1SW genome, CGGCACCGCCCGAGAACCCCGCTGCCCAGATGGCGATGGCCAGCCGCCGCCGGTTGGGGTCCGGGAAGATGTTGCGGATCAGGGACAGCGTGGAGGGCATCAGCATGGCGCCGAAGAAGCCAAGGGACGCCCGGCCTGCGATGAGCCATCCCGCAGTGGGGGCAAAAGCAGTTGCTGCTGATACTGCCGCAAAACCGATGCTGCCGATGATCAGCAGGCGGCGTCGGCCGATCCTGTCGCCCAGGCTCCCCATGGCAACCAGCAGCCCGGCCAGCACCAGCGGGTAGGCGTCCACAATCCAGAGGAGCTCTACGCCCGACGTGCGCAGCGCGGCGGCAATGGCAGGCAGGGCAAAGGTCAGGGCCGTGTTGTCCACTGCAACCAGGAGGACTGGAAACATCAGCAGGCCCAGGGCCAGCCAGCAGCGCCAACTGCCCTTGGGTGGGCGTGGCGCGGGCGGCCTCGATTGGGTACGGCGGGTGGTCTTCTGTTGGGAAGCGGCGGGCATGGTCATGCTTTAACTATACCGTCTGGACGGTATAGTTAAAAACCGGCTCGTGACCATGCATGATGGGAACCATGGCCAGAAAACCCGTTGCGCGAGACGCCGTCCTCGATGCCTTTGAACAGCTCCTGATCGACGTGGGGGAGCGGGCTGCCACCCTGGACGCCGTGGCCAGGCGTGCCGGCGTCTCCAAGGGCGGCCTCCTGTACCACTTCCCCACCAAGGAAGCCTTGATCACAGCCACCCTGGAACGGCTGGACCGCCTGGCGGGGGAGGACCTCGCCGCCATGGCGTCCGCACCCGAGGGGGCGGCGGCATACTTCATCAAGTCGTCGCTCTGGTCCGATACCCCGATGGACCGCTCCTTCGTTGCCGCGACGCGGCTGGCCGAGGTGGCCCACGAGGAAGCCCGCCGCCGCTTCGCCGCCATCCAGCAGCAATGGCTGGAGCTCATCGGGAAGGACGTGGGCAAGGCTATGGCCAAGGCGGTCCTGTATATGGGGGACGGGCTGTACTTCAACGCCATGTGGGAAAGCGGGCCGGCGGGAAAGGCCGGGAACAGGCGGGCGGACGTGGAGGAACTCCTGTCAGCCGTGGAGCGGCTGCGGGGCTAGCTGACATTTGCCCCCGGGCCTGCGGCATAGGAGAATTGGGCTGTGCGCGGGCGGTTGCCGGCGCGCCAAGACAACCCAAATGAATAGCCTTTGATCTGCGGCGGGAGAGTCCTGCCAGAAGGTACAAGCAGGCGCCGTAGGAGCAAATCCTCCCCAGGAATCTCACAGGCCCATGTACCGCCGCGGCGAGGCACCTCTGGAAAGCAGCACGCCGTCCGCCTGGAGGTCCGGTCCCCGGATCCCTGGACTGTTGTGTTCACCGACGGTGCAAGCGATGCCCGCGTCTTCAGGCAACGCGGAAACTCTCAGGTACAGATACAGAGCGGGGAGGACCCAAATCGATGTGGCGTACCCTGCGCCGCCTTAGTAATGGAGTTCCTCGTGACTGTATCTCCGGCCTCCGCCACCCCGGCCACTGCTGCCCCCGCCGCTGCCGCCACCTTTGTTGACCGGCACATCGGCGCAAGGCGCCAGGCCGACGTCGACACCATGCTCAAGGCCGTAGGCTACGACACCGTGGACGCGCTGGTTGATACCGCCGTTCCCAAGGACATCCGGCAGGACTCTGCGCTGGAACTGGCAGATGCCCTGAGCGAGGTGGAGGCGCTCGCGGAACTGCGCCGCCTCGCCGCCAAGAACAAGACCGCCGTCCAGATGATCGGCCAGGGCTACTACGACACCGTGACCCCGCCGGTGATCCGCCGGAACATCCTGGAGGGCCCGGCCTGGTACACCGCCTACACCCCCTACCAGCCTGAAATTTCGCAGGGCCGGCTCGAGGCGCTGCTGAACTTCCAGACCATGGTCCAGGACCTGGTGGGCCTGCCCATCGCCAACGCCTCCCTGCTGGACGAAGCCACCGCAGTGGCCGAGGCCGTGCTGATGATGCGCAGGGCCAATAGGGCCAAAGGCCAGAACGCAGGCGCGAAGGACGGCAAGACCGTCCTGGACGCCGACTGCCTGCCGCAGACCATCGCCATCGTCAAGGGCCGGGCCGAGGCGCTCGGCTTCGAGGTTGAAGTCGCGGACCTCGCCAAAGGCCTGCCCGAGGGCGACATCAACGGCGTGGTCCTCCAGCAGCCCGGAGCGTCCGGCCGCGTTTTTGACCACAGCCCGGTTATCGCCGAGGCCAAGGAACGCGGCGCCCTGGTCACGGTGGCCGCCGACCTCCTGGCCCTCACCCTCATCACCCCGCCCGGCGAGCAGGGTGCGGACATCGCCGTCGGCTCCGCGCAGCGCTTCGGCGTTCCGCTGTTCTATGGCGGCCCGCACGCCGCCTACATGGCCGTGCAGAAGGGCCTCGAGCGCTCCATGCCGGGCCGCCTTGTTGGCGTCTCGAAGGACAACGCCGGCGTTCCCGCCTACCGCCTGGCCCTGCAGACCCGCGAGCAGCACATCCGCCGCGAGAAGGCCACGTCCAACATCTGCACCGCGCAGGCACTGCTGGCCATCGTGGCTTCGATGTACGCCGTGTACCACGGCCCGGAGGGCCTGAAGGCGATCGCCCAGTCCGCACACCTCCACGCCAGGACGCTGGCGGCCTCCCTCAAGGCCGCCGGGTTGGAGGTGCTGCACACCAGCTTCTTCGACACCGTCACGGTCTCCGTGCCGGGCAAGGCTGCCGGGATTGTTTCCGCAGCCGAGGCCGCGGGCATCAACCTGCGCAGCATCGACGCGGACACGGTGGGGTTCTCCACCGATGAAACCACGACGACGGCAATCGTCGAGGGCGTCCTGGCCGCCTTTGGTGCTTCCGTTGTTGATGCACGTGATGACGCTGCAATCGCGCTGGATGCCGCCCTCGAACGTTCCTCCGACTTCCTGCAACACCCGGTGTTCAACACGCACCGCTCCGAAACGCAGCTGCTGCGTTACATCCGCAAGCTCAGTGACCGCGACCTGGCGCTGGACCGAACCATGATCCCGCTGGGCTCCTGCACCATGAAGCTGAACGCCACGGCAGAGATGGAAGCCATCTCCTGGCCCGAGTTCGCCTCCATCCACCCGTTCGCCCCGGACTCCCAGACCGAGGGCTGGCGCGAACTGATCGCCGACCTCGAAGCGCAACTTACCGAGATCACCGGGTACGACCAGGTATCCATCCAGCCCAACGCCGGTTCCCAGGGCGAGCTCGCCGGGCTGCTGGCGATCCGCGGCTACCACCACTCGCGGGGCGACCAGCAGCGCAACGTCTGCCTGATCCCGGCCTCCGCCCACGGCACCAACGCCGCCTCCGCCGTCCTGGCCGGCATGAAGGTGGTTGTGGTGGCCACGGCACCGGACGGCACCATCGACCACACCGACCTGTACGCCAAGATCGAGGCGAACAGGGACGCGCTGTCCTGCATCATGATCACCTACCCGTCCACCCACGGCGTATACGACGCCGACGTCCGCGAGGTCTGCGACGCCGTCCACGCCGCCGGCGGCCAGGTGTACATCGACGGCGCCAACCTCAACGCCCTCGTGGGCCTGGCGCAGCCGGGCAAGTTCGGCGGCGACGTCTCGCACCTGAACCTGCACAAGACCTTCTGCATCCCGCACGGCGGCGGCGGACCCGGGGTCGGGCCCGTCGCTGCGAAGGCGCACCTGGCACCGTTTATGCCCGGCAACGCGGCAACCTGGACCGAAGGCAATGACGTGCCGATCTCGGCGTCCAAGTACGGTTCCGCGGGCGTGCTTCCGATTTCGTGGGCCTACGTGAAGCTGATGGGCGGGCAGGGACTGACAGAGGCCACCAAGTCCGCGCTGCTTGCCGCGAACTACGTTGCCGCCCGCCTGAACGATTTCTTCCCGGTCCTCTACACCGGCGAAGGCGGGCTCGTGGCGCACGAGTGCATCCTGGACCTGCGCGAGCTCACTGCCCGGACCGGTGTCACCGCGGAGGACGTGGCCAAGCGGCTCATCGACTACGGTTTCCACGCCCCCACGCTGGCATTTCCCGTCGCGGGGACGCTCATGGTGGAGCCGACGGAGTCCGAGGACCTCGGCGAAATCGACCGCTTCATCGAGGCAATGATCGCCATCCGCGCCGAAATCGACCAGGTGGCGAACGGCGACTTCACCGTGACGGACAGCCCGCTGCGCAATGCCCCGCACACGGCCGCCGCCGTCGTCTCTTCCGAATGGGACCGCGCGTACCCGCGTGAACAGGCCGTGTTCCCGGTGAAGTCGCTCAAGCAGGACAAGTACTTCCCGCCGGTGGGCCGCATCGACGGCGCGGCGGGGGACCGGAACCTGATCTGCTCCTGCCCGCCGCTTTCCGAGTTCGAAAACTAAGGACACGCGCCATGGCTGAGAAGCACACCGCCCTCTACGAGGAGCACAAGAAGCTGGGGGCGTCCTTCACCGACTTCGGCGGCTGGCAGATGCCGCTCAAATACAGCTCGGAGCTCGCCGAGCACCACGCTGTCCGCAAGAGCGCCGGCCTGTTCGATCTCTCCCACATGGGTGAGGTATGGGTGACCGGGCCGGAGGCTGCCGCCTTCCTGGACTACGCGCTGGTGGGAAAGATCTCCGCCATGCCGGTGGGCAAGGCGAAGTATTCGCTGATCTGCAATGAGGACGGCGGCATCATCGACGACCTCATTACCTACCGCCGGCCGCCGGTTCCAGGCGCCGGAGAAGACGGCACGGACCGTTTCCTGGTAGTCCCCAACGCCGGCAACGCCGCGGTGGTGGCTGCTGAGCTGGCCAAGCGGGCTGCCGGGTTCGACGTGCAGGTGGATGACGCCTCCGCGTCCACGTCCCTCATCGCCGTGCAGGGTCCCACGGCACAGGAGTTGCTGCTCCGCCTGGTCCCGGCCGCACAGCACAGCCTGGTGACGGAGCTGAAGTACTACGCCGCCGTCGAGGTTCCGTTCCTGGTGCGCGGCGCCGGACTGGACCTGCTGCTCGCACGTACCGGCTATACCGGCGAGGACGGGTTCGAGATCTTTGTGCCCAACGGCGACGCCCCCGGCCTGTGGCAGGCACTCCTCGCCATCGCCGACGACGGGGAGCTGACACCCGCCGGGCTGGCTTCGCGCGACTCCCTCCGGCTTGAGGCAGGCATGCCCCTGTACGGGAACGAGCTTTCCCTGCAAGGCGACCCCTTCGCCGCCGGCCTGGGACCCGTCGTCGCACTGTCCAAGGAGGGCGACTTCGTGGGGAAGGCGGCCCTCGCCGCGAAGAAGGAAGCCGGCGCCGGCTCCATTGCCGGCCGAAGGCTCGTCGGGCTTAAGGGACTCGGCCGCCGCGCCGGCCGGAGCCACTACCCGGTCCTCAAGGACGGCAACGTCGTGGGCGAAGTGACCTCCGGGCAGCCCTCGCCCACCCTCGGCTACCCGGTTGCCATGGCCTACGTGGACGTCGAGTTCACCGAAGTTGGCACCACCCTGGATATCGACCTGCGAGGTAAGGCAGAGCCGTTCGAAGTCGTCGACCTGCCGTTCTATAAACGCGCCAAGTAGGTAGCTCTCCGTGGTCACCTTTGGGCCCGGTGGGACCGGCATCCTCCGCGTGCTCGGTCGCGTAGACGCCCGCTGAGCGGACGTGACGCTCCCTTAGACGCACGCTTCCGGATACCTGTCCCACAGGGGCCGCGCTGCTCACGGTTTCCGGTTCAACAGTCCGCCGCTTGCATCAAAGGTGAGATGACGTCGGTGGGTGAGCGGATTCCGGAAGCGTGCGTCAGAGCGACGGAGGAGCAGCACGCGGAGGAATTCTGCCAGGCGCACCCAACCCCGACACGAACTTTCTAGTTAGGAACCAAGCACATGGCTGTTGGAGTCTTTGATCTGTTTAGCATCGGGATTGGGCCTTCTTCTTCTCATACTGTGGGGCCGATGCGGGCTGCTGCTGTTTTTGCGGAGGAGCTCAAGGGTTCCGGGAGGCTTGCTGATGTGGCGTCGTTGCGGGTGGATCTTTATGGGTCGCTGGCGGCGACCGGTCATGGACACGGGACGATGACCGCGATCCTGCTGGGGCTGGAGGGCTACCACCCGGAGCTGATCCTGCCGGACGAGGTGGAGGAGCGGCTGGCCTCGATCGCCGGGACCGGGATGTTGCAGCTGGCCGGTGCGGTGGCGTTGCCGTATGGGGTGAAGGACATGGTGCTGCGGCCGTTGACGGTCCTGCCGCGGCATACGAACGGGATGACGTTTACGGTGTCCGACGCCGGCGGCGACGTCCTGCATACGGCGACGTTCTTTTCGGTGGGTGGCGGTTTCATTGTCCGTGAGGGTGAGGAGGACGCGGCGCTGCAGGAGCTGGAGGAGTCCAAGAAGGAGCTGCCGTTGCCGTTCCGGACCGCCGCGGAGCTGCTGGAGCACTGCCGGGACACCGGCTTGGGCATCAGTGAGGTGATGCGGGTCAACGAGGAGGACAGCCGCACCCCGGAGGAGATCCGGGAAGGCCTGCTGCATATTTACTCCGTGATGGAGGGCTGCGTGGCCACGTCCCTGAAGCGTGAGGGGGTGCTGCCGGGCGGGTTGAAGGTCCGCCGCCGTGCCCCGGACTGGTACGACCGGTTGCGGAAGGAAAGCGCCCGCCCCGGCGGCGCGGGAAACGACGCCGGCGCCGGTTCGGGGGAGTTCCATGACCCGAAGTATTGGCAGGAGTGGGTTAATTTGATTGCCCTGGCGGTGAATGAGGAGAACGCCTCGGGCGGCCGGGTGGTGACGGCGCCGACGAACGGTGCGGCGGGGATCATCCCGGCGGTGCTGTACTACGCGCTGCATTTCGCCCCTGGCATGGAGAACGCCACCCAGGAGGACCGGGACGATGTGGTGGTGAAGTTCCTGCTCGCCGCCGGCGCCGTGGGGGTGCTGTACAAGGAGCAGGCGTCGATCTCGGGGGCTGAGGTGGGCTGCCAGGGCGAGGTGGGGTCGGCGTCGTCGATGGCGGCCGCGGGCCTGGCGGAGGTGATGGGTGGTTCCCCGGCTCAGGTGGAGAACGCGGCGGAGATCGCGATGGAGCACAACCTGGGTTTGACGTGTGATCCGATCGGCGGGCTGGTCCAGGTCCCGTGCATTGAACGGAACGCGATCGCCGCGGCGAAGGCCATCAACGCGGCGAAGATGGCGCTCTGGGGCGACGGCTCGCACCGGGTCTCCCTCGATGAGGTCATTGTGACCATGCGCGA contains:
- a CDS encoding TetR/AcrR family transcriptional regulator → MARKPVARDAVLDAFEQLLIDVGERAATLDAVARRAGVSKGGLLYHFPTKEALITATLERLDRLAGEDLAAMASAPEGAAAYFIKSSLWSDTPMDRSFVAATRLAEVAHEEARRRFAAIQQQWLELIGKDVGKAMAKAVLYMGDGLYFNAMWESGPAGKAGNRRADVEELLSAVERLRG
- the gcvP gene encoding aminomethyl-transferring glycine dehydrogenase is translated as MEFLVTVSPASATPATAAPAAAATFVDRHIGARRQADVDTMLKAVGYDTVDALVDTAVPKDIRQDSALELADALSEVEALAELRRLAAKNKTAVQMIGQGYYDTVTPPVIRRNILEGPAWYTAYTPYQPEISQGRLEALLNFQTMVQDLVGLPIANASLLDEATAVAEAVLMMRRANRAKGQNAGAKDGKTVLDADCLPQTIAIVKGRAEALGFEVEVADLAKGLPEGDINGVVLQQPGASGRVFDHSPVIAEAKERGALVTVAADLLALTLITPPGEQGADIAVGSAQRFGVPLFYGGPHAAYMAVQKGLERSMPGRLVGVSKDNAGVPAYRLALQTREQHIRREKATSNICTAQALLAIVASMYAVYHGPEGLKAIAQSAHLHARTLAASLKAAGLEVLHTSFFDTVTVSVPGKAAGIVSAAEAAGINLRSIDADTVGFSTDETTTTAIVEGVLAAFGASVVDARDDAAIALDAALERSSDFLQHPVFNTHRSETQLLRYIRKLSDRDLALDRTMIPLGSCTMKLNATAEMEAISWPEFASIHPFAPDSQTEGWRELIADLEAQLTEITGYDQVSIQPNAGSQGELAGLLAIRGYHHSRGDQQRNVCLIPASAHGTNAASAVLAGMKVVVVATAPDGTIDHTDLYAKIEANRDALSCIMITYPSTHGVYDADVREVCDAVHAAGGQVYIDGANLNALVGLAQPGKFGGDVSHLNLHKTFCIPHGGGGPGVGPVAAKAHLAPFMPGNAATWTEGNDVPISASKYGSAGVLPISWAYVKLMGGQGLTEATKSALLAANYVAARLNDFFPVLYTGEGGLVAHECILDLRELTARTGVTAEDVAKRLIDYGFHAPTLAFPVAGTLMVEPTESEDLGEIDRFIEAMIAIRAEIDQVANGDFTVTDSPLRNAPHTAAAVVSSEWDRAYPREQAVFPVKSLKQDKYFPPVGRIDGAAGDRNLICSCPPLSEFEN
- the gcvT gene encoding glycine cleavage system aminomethyltransferase GcvT; protein product: MAEKHTALYEEHKKLGASFTDFGGWQMPLKYSSELAEHHAVRKSAGLFDLSHMGEVWVTGPEAAAFLDYALVGKISAMPVGKAKYSLICNEDGGIIDDLITYRRPPVPGAGEDGTDRFLVVPNAGNAAVVAAELAKRAAGFDVQVDDASASTSLIAVQGPTAQELLLRLVPAAQHSLVTELKYYAAVEVPFLVRGAGLDLLLARTGYTGEDGFEIFVPNGDAPGLWQALLAIADDGELTPAGLASRDSLRLEAGMPLYGNELSLQGDPFAAGLGPVVALSKEGDFVGKAALAAKKEAGAGSIAGRRLVGLKGLGRRAGRSHYPVLKDGNVVGEVTSGQPSPTLGYPVAMAYVDVEFTEVGTTLDIDLRGKAEPFEVVDLPFYKRAK
- a CDS encoding L-serine ammonia-lyase, with amino-acid sequence MAVGVFDLFSIGIGPSSSHTVGPMRAAAVFAEELKGSGRLADVASLRVDLYGSLAATGHGHGTMTAILLGLEGYHPELILPDEVEERLASIAGTGMLQLAGAVALPYGVKDMVLRPLTVLPRHTNGMTFTVSDAGGDVLHTATFFSVGGGFIVREGEEDAALQELEESKKELPLPFRTAAELLEHCRDTGLGISEVMRVNEEDSRTPEEIREGLLHIYSVMEGCVATSLKREGVLPGGLKVRRRAPDWYDRLRKESARPGGAGNDAGAGSGEFHDPKYWQEWVNLIALAVNEENASGGRVVTAPTNGAAGIIPAVLYYALHFAPGMENATQEDRDDVVVKFLLAAGAVGVLYKEQASISGAEVGCQGEVGSASSMAAAGLAEVMGGSPAQVENAAEIAMEHNLGLTCDPIGGLVQVPCIERNAIAAAKAINAAKMALWGDGSHRVSLDEVIVTMRETGKDMSSKYKETAMGGLAVNVVEC